TCTCCCACAGTACCTCACGCTTCTCGAGCTTATCCGGTGAGTAGCCTTGCTCGGCCGTATCGATCAACTCCTGCTGCAGATTGCGATCAAGACTGTGGAAATCCAGCTTCACGGCTCGCGGCAGATTGCGGATTGGTTCCGGGAACACCACAGCTCCTCCGTAGCTTGGGATTTCGATGCCCAGTATGGGAAAGCTCCCCCCGATCGGGTACGTGCCTTTCGATGGTGCCGGCCCGAAGTACTTATCCGTCGTCGGTGGCCACATCGGCAACAGGTAAGATCCTTGAATCATCTTgcgttcgaaatcgaaaaactgTATCGAGCACCACCCGAGCTCGATCTGCGTCATGCGACCCCTAGCACCATCATCCGCGTTACCAACGGGGCCACTGGTACCGGGTCCTGCTCCTCCACTAGCATCCGTTGTGCCATCAACCGGCTCACGAATGCAACCGTATAGCACCAGCACTAGCCGTGCCTCGCGGGGCAACGTGCACACCGGATTCCGGAACATAATCCATGAGTTGAAGGTTAACCGCGGATAGATACCGGACAGTTCGTTCGAACACTGCACCACGTACGGTTCACTAATGTACCGGGCACCGTGATAGATCTGCACGCCAAGATTGTATTCGTCGTGCGTCCAATTTACCGGTGGCCGATGCAAACATGACAcattcaccatcaccgatTGCGAGATGTTGCAGATCGAGATCGGATTGGCCGAGTACTCGGGCACATTGACACAGAAGTTCACGCGGAATGCTTGCGTGTAGATCTCCAGCAAACTCTGGATGCTGTTCCGAACCTCGTTGCAGCGATAGCGTATCTGTTCGGCGATCGTACGTGGTCGTAGTTTCACTTCCGCGTAATCACCACTCTCGGACACGATCGCTAGGCTACCGTTGCTGTACGTTTGCTTATCTTCCCCGTAGCTGTACACGGTCTGGCCGTGATCACAGCACGTTCGCAAATCCTCGATCGCTTTCGCTATGTCGAGCGTATCGAGTGGTCCGAGTAGATTGCAGATCGCCTTCACGGCCTGTATCACACCGGAGCAGCTAAGGATCGTACGACCGGAGGGACCATCCTCGGCCGACGAAAGCAGCTTCTCGATCTCGGCTTCGAGCGTTTCGAGCAGTATCATCAGATCGTCGTAGCCTATCGCATGGGATGTTTCCTTTGGTAGCAGGTGCTCGTGCCGTAGTTCCGCATCCTGGGCATCGTCGTGTGCCGTCCGTGCGATCACGTTCATGATGCGAGCCGTTTTCGGCACTAGCCCCAGCTGAACGTCGTGCTCGAGCTTGATGCTATCGTGTACGCACTGTAGTTGATTGAGGCGCGAACGTGTGTCCAGTATCTCCTGGATACCGATCGCCTTCAGCACGTAATCACTGACCGTATTCGCGATCTGACCTTCGAGCGCACAGTACACCTGCGCGATCACATGCTCGACCGTCGTCGTAATATCACAGGTAAAGGGAATCGGTACGCTGTACCCATCGAGTTGGCCCTTCTGGGGCTGTTCGTGCCGCCCACCGGGGAAGCAATCGAGCGACGGATGGACCAGTAGCTTGATGCTCGTTCCCTGCGGATAGCGGTTCTCGAAGACGGCCGCCACCACGTGGCCTACGTTCGTTTGTGCATCATTGTGATGGAATCGTCCTGCAATACGTGGATACAACGGTAAGTGACAGTCCAGACCAGCTACGTCCAGCGGTTTACGTACCTCTCAACTGCTTCACTGCATTGTAGAACGCAATCAGTTCCTTGTCGTAGCTCTTGGAGATAACCACGTTCTCGTACAGCTTGTACGGTGTGGTACGACGCTCTGTCGCACCGGTGACTTGCGTTCGCTGCATTACCTCGTAAGTGGGTTGCATATCGGCGTTCGCTGGCACTCCCCGTAGCATCGTGTGATAGAAGCTTCCGGTAGAGTTACGCGGTGGCAAGGGCGGTGGctctccagcaccaccggcggtggccTCTTCTGTCGTTGGCGAAAAGCCTGATTCCTGTACCGGTACCCAGGCATAGGAAGCCAACGACATGGCGCCGGGTGTACCGGGTGGAATGACGCCACCGATCGCTCCGTACAGTGACTGCGGTGGTGAAAGCGGTGTGGCCGTTTTATCGGACAGTGACCGATTGACGACGGCATCGTAGACCGGATCGGAGTACTGCGTGCCACCGCTGTAGATGTAATCGAACGGATCGTAATCCTCATAGTACGTCGATGCGGTATCATCACCTGCAATGGAAATTGGAGgttcatgatcatgatgagcAACCGAGCACGAGCAActaaccgaccaaccgaccaaaaccaacgaaccaaccacctTTAACAGTCTGTCCAAAGCGCCCTATCGGCACCGTGTTAGCGAACCGCCCCCTGCGCAATGCTTTCATCGTGTTGCGCACCTCTGTTCCTTTACTGCCGGAGCAAACTTCTTTCCCAGACCCAAATCGTCCTCagcatcaaaaacaaaacaaaagtgcacCACAACAAGCAGCGCTCAACGGCGGCGTTTTGATCTTCTCTTCACATCTTCACACTTTATtgaacaccgaaccgaaactaTATCGATCTAAAGGAAGTGATCAGATGGAAGGAGGTGGGAAAAGAGGGACTATTTCATTCGACAATTTTTCTTATGCACTAGCACTACAACGCAGAATAGGGGGTTGGAAGCGCTTCTGAGCTTCAAAAGAGAGAAGGCACGTCAAACGACTCCCcccgatagagagagagagagcgtgcgttTTAAGGCAACGATGGTCGAGGTGATTACGGGATCGATTCCCGGGACCACATTTCGAATTAAGTTCTACCAAATTTCCTACCAACCTATCGCTTGCGGGAATCGATACGGAACTGCCGGCACTGGGGCAGCCGGAGTGTTGATAAGCAAAGATAAGTGGCTAACTGATAAGCTTGCAGTAGGGTAGCCATGTCTATAGACTAAACACAGCGACTAACAATTTAAGTGATAAGAGGTAACGAGGTAAAAGGGAATGGGGGGAGAgaactagagagagagacaacgcAAATCAGGAATACTTTTAATACTAAACGTTTGCTAGTAAATGTAACTTTAGAGAGAACGCTGCTGCAACTTGGATTAACTTCAACTAACCACGACAAACAGAGTGAGAGCGATCATCACCAGATGGGTGGAGGATCGCCTCTTTAGCACCACAAACTAGGACCGAGAAACGTGACCGCGTAGTGCAGTCAGAGCATAGGCTTATCACTGCATAAGAAAGCGTCAAGTAATTAATAACCGCGGCATCTGGCAGTCcactcaacaaaaaaaaaaaagatgaaaaaaatcgCAACAAAACCGTCAACAGGAAGCAGAACACGCTCGAGAACGTGGTTCTGTCGCtgtaaacgacgacgacgacgatgcctcCCACTAATTAAGAGAGAATCTCTAAGCTCGTTGCTCTTCCCTCCACTATTATCCACTGCAAGGAGGGGGGAGAGATTAGAGCGACAAAGTAGTTTAGACGCGGGCGTTACGCCCTGGCCTTTCCATCTGGTGCCAAACCATCTGGTGGTTGACATTCAAAACACTTGATTACATTCTACTTATTGACAAAAAGCTAATacacaaaaataaacattcaagAAGGAATGACTTGTGTCAATAAGAAAAAGtagttaataaaaaaaacaaagagaaacaCATTACTCCTACAGATGGTTGTTCAAGGGTGGTGTGCGTTCGAACGAGTGATacgatggtgctgttgtggtggtagttgtggtggtggggctgAGGATCGTGCTTTACCTTTCTCTTCGTCCCcaaggctgctgctaccgctggaTGATCGATTACCGCACAGGAGCGGATCAAACGCCTCCAGCACGGAGACCCGTGAGTTCTCCTCGTATCCCAGATCGATCAGATTCCCATCGGTACCGATGGCCGCTGACCGTTGCTGGCTCGTCGTGGGATCACTCTTGGGGCGCAATATGACCTGGTTAGCTCGGCTGCTACCGTTCTGCTGGTCTCTTACCGGCGATGGTTGCCGATTGGTACTATGTGGTGGTTGAGGAACCGAGAGGCTACCAGGATGCGGTTGCGAAAGTGATCGCCCCGATGCGGTCGGTACGTGTACGAGGGCCGATTCCGGATTGGTAACGGTGTTGGTTACGCCGAGGATTGGCGGTACCGATGGGTAGAccatcgtcgtggttgtcgttgccgtcgtcgcagCTGTCAGtggttgctgtgttgtgcCTAGCGATGGTGCTTGTTGTGGCTGTGGCGTAACGTACGCAACCGGAGTAGGCTGTTGGAAGGATGGAACTGGAACGATACCACCAAAGGGCGGTACGACGGTTGTCCCGTATGCTGGTGGTCCCGATGCCGTAGCGACCGCATACGTTGGTGGACTATTGTACAAGCGGCGCAGTTCCTCCGGTGTcaatggtttcggtttcgctgccTGTTGATTGTACGGTACGACCTGCATCGAAGCAGGCACTGGCGGTGTCGTGATCTGAGAACCGTACGCTCCCTGATGCAGTACTGGCACCGTTGGACCTGTACCGGGTGCCGGAAGGTACACATTAGGATGAAACCCATACGTGGCGGCGGATACACTAAGACTTCGCTGTGGTTTAAAGCCAACATCGTACAAACTGCCAGAGGTCGGAGCAGACGCTTGTGTGTTGAGGctgtgcgaaaaaaaaaacgatccatGGCGTTAGCGATTGGCCTTAGACATATGGGGCGTACCCGGGGTAACTTACCGGTGCATCTGTGTGACCAACTCTTTGAGATTGTTCCGTGCTTCCTCCTTCGGATCCGGAGGTTTCGGCAGGGCATTGAAGGAAATGAGATCGGCCTCGTCTCGACTCAACGTGGACGTCGCCGCTGATTGTGAGGCCGTTGCCTGTAGTGTGGCCGGAGTACGGCAATCACTGTGCCGTCTTACCGGACCCGTACCACTCGAAGCGACTGGCGTTGgcgatcctcctcctccaacgatgctgccggtgccacAAGCAACACGACGTTTCAGATAGGCACGGTACTCTTCGAGGCACTTCGGATCACGGGCCATCTCGGGCGCAATTTGCCGCTGTTTGGCCGAAATCTTTTCCAGCTCGTGTGTCTCCAGACTAAGTGCCATCGCACGCTCCAGCTCGGCCTGATACCGCTGCTCCATGTCCAgctcattcggattcattgCGTGCGTGCTTTGTTTCGGTTACTGACTGATGCGTGCACCGTAGGTATGTATTCTCCTCCTGCAAAGAGAATGGTGTAGAtagatttttttaattcaatgaGCGAAAATGGTCGAAAACAACATAAGAATCATAATCCCTGCCGCTCGACCTTCGTCATGGCTTGCGGTCGCGGTTGATTAGCGATTTTAGTggtgggtgcgtgcgtgtttatCGGTTGCGTTTGTAGTAGAAGAAAGccaaacgaacggacgaacggacggacagacggacgaaTGGATTTCGCAATGCTCTCTGCACGCTTCTTATCAGTCCGATGCTCTTCCGTACCCCCGACCCGGACACGAACGTGACATGACGATTATTGCCGGAGTGCTTAGAGCACGCTGGATTTTTCACTTCGAAACCCACGCCGGCCCCGTagcaataattgaattttattgcTCCATTTTCGCCTCAGAAAATACATTTTGCAAGTTTCCCAAAGTACAATGCGCAGCATTCATCGACCAATTGACTAAGGCTAAggttgaaaatggaaacgaaagaagcgAGGACTTTGAAGAAGATCGAAGCAAGCGTCAGCAGCAATTTACCATCAATTCATCCCAGCGCTTCTTCAACGCCTGCTGCAACAAGTGTTCTACCGTGGGGTGCGGGCGGGGGAGCTGAGTTCTGAGTGCGGCGTTCTATGTTGcttggtttctttttattcgttCTCTCCGCACACTCGACGAACGCGTAAACAAATCGTCTCACATATCGCCAACTGCGGGTGCGGGTCCAGAAAGTGAAAGATGATTATCAAGTTGGCTGGAGCCCGTTTCCTGTCGcgtcccccaccctccccgctTACGCACTTCAAGGCCCGGCGAGGGAGGAGTGCGAGCGACGACGGCGTTCTGCGTCTTGCTCTGGGCAAAGATTTTTCTGCGACAGGAAGTGGCCACGGGGCCGCGGTCTCGAAAGACGACCCCACCCGCAACACCCCTCTCCCGGACGGAGTGATAATTACCTCTGGCTTCTCCTCCAGCCCCGTACGGCTGtgcgtttttggttttcggctCCCTACGGCTACAGTGGCCACCGCTCGATTACGGTGCACATCCCGTGCGGGATGGGATGCGGTGGGCGCGGGATTGGCCTCACTTATTACCTCACTTTCGTTAATTTCGTAAAAACGCGACACGACACCGAAAACACTTAAATCCCGTTGCAGgcggtgtgttttttttattttgtgttttgacaAGCGGCATTCGAGCAGAAATATTCGAGCAATAATTCGAGCTGCTCGGAATGCCATTCGAACTGTCactaaaaaaaagttttgtttacCAGTTCTGAGTGTGGAATTTTTGGTGCgtgaaaaaggaggaaaaactcGCTGTTTCCCGGTTGAAGCTTCGATTCTGCAAGGTACTGTTCCATGTTACTCTGCCGCGTCGACAAAATACTTACCACATTTCGTATTTCGTTCCACAGAATGGATTTCCAGAACCGAGCCGGCGGCAagaccggcggtggtggcgtcgcgTCGTGGTCGGAGAGCAACCGGGATCGGCGGGAGCGGTTACGCCAGCTGGCCCTCGAGACGATCGATCTGAACAAGGATCCGTACTTTATGAAGAACCATCTTGGGTCGTACGAATGTAAGCTCTGTCTGACGCTGCACAACAACGAGGGTAGCTATCTTTCGCACACCCAGGGCAAAAAACATCAGGCAAATCTGGCCCGGCGTGCCGCCAAGGAGGCGAAGGAAGCACCGTGGGTCATCCAGCCGGAAAAGCCACGCATAGAGCCGAAAAAGTTCGTCAAAATCGGTCGCCCCGGCTACCGGGTGACGAAGCAGCGCGATCCGGACAACGGCCAGCAGTCGTTGCTGTTCCAGATCGACTACCCGGAAATCACCGATGGTATTGTGCCGCGGCATCGCTTTATGTCCGCATACGAGCAAAAGATCGAACCGCCGGATCGCAAATGGCAGTATCTGCTGTTCGCCGCGGAACCGTACGAGACGATCGCGTTTAAGGTGCCGTCCCGGGAGGTGGAGAAGACGGAGGGCAAGTTCTGGACGCACtggaacaaaaacacaaagcaATTCTTCTTGCAGTTCTCATTCAAGCTGGAACCGAAAATCATtcccccaccgccaccgaacatGCACCGCATGCCGCACCCGGGACGACCGATGTTCAATCcgcttccaccgccaccgatgggTGTTGTCCCGGCACCGCCTCACATGTaaggaggaggggagaagTTCAATGCGTTCAAATAAATTTTACTGTGTGGGAATTACCACAAGATCCCGAGAATTGAGGATCCGCGATTTGCACGATGATGACAAACGAAGAGCGCAATCatagaaaatgaaatatttctgCTTGTCCCTTTATTCCGTTGGCACATACGTAGGTGATAGCATGTATCAAAGATGGTTACGTTTAGCAAGAATTGCAAGGACATTTAAAAAGTTGTTTCGGCTGCAACGGAGCCACGAACGTTTTGATACTAGCTGCGGCAAGAGTCACAAATGTGGCAGCCGTTGGGCTGCACGAAGTCGTTAGTAAACCATACAAACGGTCGTTGCATACAATAGGACCGCCTAAGTCCTGACACGCATAACCTCCCACTGAGGATGCGCATTGTaatctgaaatcagaaaaatgGGTTATTTCTTCACAAAATAACTCATTCGGAAGTGTTTCATTTATGTATGGTGTACTCACGAGACAAAAGGGCCACCAGGACAATTATCATTTGAAATGAGTTTTAAAATGGATCGTACCAGCGGATAAGGAGCCACCGAGCCTGATCCGATCGTTATACAGTCCGGGATACCGGGTTTTGAAACATCAATCAGAGTCGACTCTACCGCAATGGGTTTCACATTTGCATACCCGCTGAAGCTGCCCTTAATGGTTACAACAGCCAAATTGTACTCATTAGTCGTCCAATCAAACTGGTCGTGGATTTTAAATCCGGTAGTATCAAACAGGAATCCCTCCTTTTCTGGGTAATTACTACCCGCACGGATTTGAGTCTGGTGaatgaatcgaaatcaaaTAATCGGGGATCAGTTATAGTGAGCTTATACGATTTGTATCCACTTACCG
This sequence is a window from Anopheles darlingi chromosome 3, idAnoDarlMG_H_01, whole genome shotgun sequence. Protein-coding genes within it:
- the LOC125956332 gene encoding splicing factor 3A subunit 2, with product MDFQNRAGGKTGGGGVASWSESNRDRRERLRQLALETIDLNKDPYFMKNHLGSYECKLCLTLHNNEGSYLSHTQGKKHQANLARRAAKEAKEAPWVIQPEKPRIEPKKFVKIGRPGYRVTKQRDPDNGQQSLLFQIDYPEITDGIVPRHRFMSAYEQKIEPPDRKWQYLLFAAEPYETIAFKVPSREVEKTEGKFWTHWNKNTKQFFLQFSFKLEPKIIPPPPPNMHRMPHPGRPMFNPLPPPPMGVVPAPPHM
- the LOC125956258 gene encoding phosphatidylinositol 4-phosphate 3-kinase C2 domain-containing subunit beta isoform X1; the encoded protein is MNPNELDMEQRYQAELERAMALSLETHELEKISAKQRQIAPEMARDPKCLEEYRAYLKRRVACGTGSIVGGGGSPTPVASSGTGPVRRHSDCRTPATLQATASQSAATSTLSRDEADLISFNALPKPPDPKEEARNNLKELVTQMHRLNTQASAPTSGSLYDVGFKPQRSLSVSAATYGFHPNVYLPAPGTGPTVPVLHQGAYGSQITTPPVPASMQVVPYNQQAAKPKPLTPEELRRLYNSPPTYAVATASGPPAYGTTVVPPFGGIVPVPSFQQPTPVAYVTPQPQQAPSLGTTQQPLTAATTATTTTTMVYPSVPPILGVTNTVTNPESALVHVPTASGRSLSQPHPGSLSVPQPPHSTNRQPSPVRDQQNGSSRANQVILRPKSDPTTSQQRSAAIGTDGNLIDLGYEENSRVSVLEAFDPLLCGNRSSSGSSSLGDEEKGDDTASTYYEDYDPFDYIYSGGTQYSDPVYDAVVNRSLSDKTATPLSPPQSLYGAIGGVIPPGTPGAMSLASYAWVPVQESGFSPTTEEATAGGAGEPPPLPPRNSTGSFYHTMLRGVPANADMQPTYEVMQRTQVTGATERRTTPYKLYENVVISKSYDKELIAFYNAVKQLRGRFHHNDAQTNVGHVVAAVFENRYPQGTSIKLLVHPSLDCFPGGRHEQPQKGQLDGYSVPIPFTCDITTTVEHVIAQVYCALEGQIANTVSDYVLKAIGIQEILDTRSRLNQLQCVHDSIKLEHDVQLGLVPKTARIMNVIARTAHDDAQDAELRHEHLLPKETSHAIGYDDLMILLETLEAEIEKLLSSAEDGPSGRTILSCSGVIQAVKAICNLLGPLDTLDIAKAIEDLRTCCDHGQTVYSYGEDKQTYSNGSLAIVSESGDYAEVKLRPRTIAEQIRYRCNEVRNSIQSLLEIYTQAFRVNFCVNVPEYSANPISICNISQSVMVNVSCLHRPPVNWTHDEYNLGVQIYHGARYISEPYVVQCSNELSGIYPRLTFNSWIMFRNPVCTLPREARLVLVLYGCIREPVDGTTDASGGAGPGTSGPVGNADDGARGRMTQIELGWCSIQFFDFERKMIQGSYLLPMWPPTTDKYFGPAPSKGTYPIGGSFPILGIEIPSYGGAVVFPEPIRNLPRAVKLDFHSLDRNLQQELIDTAEQGYSPDKLEKREVLWEKRHYLHTFPHALPKILHAAHSWDYACLADLHALLKSWTALSPVQALELLLPRYPDLEVRRQAVEWISAMPNDEFVDYLPQLLQALKHDTYEGSPLAILLLGKSLESPRIAHHLYWLLLHSLPGEAPQNILETAGHAGDEVLMNQARYHRRNQLMLRALLAICGEKLTARFLSQNMMCKRLGEVAQSVKHAKESHRLTILKQGLESVNQMLIDNPTVLPLEPGAEVTGVVVRSCNYFNSNTLPLKINFSGPDRGVVPAIFKAGDDLQQDSLTIQMVRIMDKMWLREGLDLKMVTFNCVPTAYKRGMIELVSDSETLRKIQVEWGVTGSFKDKSIAEWLAKQNPSQLEYQRAVENFTRSCAGYSVATYILGICDRHNDNIMLKTSGHLFHIDFGKFLGDAQMFGNFKRDRTPFVLTSDMAYVINGGDRPSAKFHQFVDLCCTAFNIVRRHGDLLLHMFALMTTSGIPGVTVEAVNYVRNALLPGQSNPEAAATFAKMIHISLKSWFTQFNFFLHNIAQMKFSSETDDGELLSFIPRVYTMAQDGRLKSVTVHGFQKRYDQEKYYTYILKVTRQNQPDPAYLFRSYKEFCEFHQKLCIHFPLAKLHSLPSGIHVGRSNVKVVAERRLPEIRQFLISLFNSADEIAHSDLVYTFFHPLLRDQQEADIHAAKVKGNPAAIEDSQPPQLGGKIKISLQYHRDTLIVMIHHALSLPTTPNGQPPNTYVKVYLKPDGSKTTKRKTKVVRKNCNPSFMETLEYRLPIEFIQKKVLHVTIWSHDSLQENAFLGGFELPLAEIDLRQETLQWHQLGYLTRS